TCCACCGAAGATCGACACCCCGCCGAGCAGCACCGCAGCCACCACCAGCAGCTCAAGGCCGTTGGCGTTGTCCGCGCGGGCGCTGGCGAAGCGCAGCGTCCAGAACACCCCGCCGAGCCCGGACACCGCGCCGGTGGCGACGAACAGCCAGAACTTGGTACGCCGCACCGCGATGCCCGCGAAGACGGCGGCCTCGGTGTTGTTGCCCATCGCATACAGGCCGCGCCCGATCGGGGTGAAGTGCAGGATCACGACGAACACGACGGCGAGCAGGGCCAGCGGCAGCACGGCGTTGGGAATGCCGGTGCCGCCGATCGAGCCGATCGCCCAGCCGGTCCAGTCCGAGGGGAAGTCCGCGACGGCCCGGTCGCCGAGCACCACGAAGGCCAGGCCCCGGAACAGGGCGAGTGTGCCGATGGTGACCGCCAGGGACGGGAGGCCGAAGCCGGTCACCAGGAGTCCGTTGACGGCCCCGAGGACGCCGCCGAGCACGATGCAGAGCACCACGATCAGCTCCAGCGACAGCCCCGACACCCACAGCGAGCCCATCACCGCGCTGGTGAGGCCGACAGTGCTGGCCACCGAGAGGTCGATCTCGCCGGTCACCACCACCAGGGTCAGCGGCAGCGCGATCAGCGCGATCACCATGATGTCGAGCAGCAGGAAGCCGATGTTGCGGGTGCTGGCGAAGCCGCTGACGCTCATCGACGCGACGACCAGGACGACGAGCAGCACGCCGACGACGGCGAGATCCCAGCTCAGGGTCGGACGTCTGCGGGTCTGCTGCCGTGGTTCAGGTGGCACGGGTGTCCCACCTCCTCAGTCTGCGGGCGGTGCGCAGGGCGAGCGCACGGTCCAGTCCGATGGCCAGCAGGATCAGCGCCCCGATCGACGCCTGCTGCCAGAAGGCGCTCACGCCGAGCTGCGGCAGGGCGGCGCCGATGACGGTGAGCAGGACGGCGCCGATGGCCGCGCCCCAGACCGTGCCGCTGCCGCCGGTGATGGCGATGCCGCCGATGACGACGGCGGCCACCACCTGGAGTTCGAGGCCGGTGCCCGCCGTCGCGTCCAGCGTGCCGAATCGGGCGGCGTACATGACGCCCGCCAGACCGGCGAGCATGCCGTTGACCACGAAGGCGGTGAGCACCCGGCGCCCGACCGGGATGCCGGACAGTCCGGCGGCGGCGCCGTCGGAGCCGATCGCGTACAGCTCCCGGCCGCTGCGATAGGACCGCAGGTGGTCGCCGACCGCCAGCACGACGATGATTGCGCCGACCGCCAGCAGCGGCACCCCGAGCAGGGCCTCGGTCCCGGCCGAGGTGAATCCGGCGGGCAGGTCGGCGGCGTTGATCTGGAGGCGGCCAGAGGCCGAGGCCCAGATCGAGTCCAGCCCGCGGAAGACGTAGAGGGTGCCCAGCGTGACCACCAGCGACGGGACGCCTGCCACGGCGACCACGGCGCCGTTCACCAGGCCGCAGACCGCACCGAACAGCATGCCGAAGAGCACCACCAGCGGCAGGGGCGTGCCCGGCGCGGCGACGAGCAGGGTGCCGGTGGCATAGGCCGACAGGCCCAGCACCGATCCGACGGAGAGGTCGACGTTCTTGGTGATGACGACCATGGCCTGACCGGCCGCCAGCACGACGAGGATCGACGCGCCGAGCAGCAGGTCACGCAGGCTCTGACCGGACAGGAATCGAGGATTGGCCGAGAGCGTCACGCCCAGCAGCAGGACCAGGGCGAGCAGGACGCCCATCTCCCTGGCCACCAGCAGCCTGCGCAGCAGGCCGCCGACGTCGAACCGACGGCCGGGCGGCTCCGCTCCGGGCGGTGTCTCGGGCGGCGTTCGCGGGGCGGCCTCCGTGCTCACGGCCGGTCCTGCCCGCCGGTCGCGGCAGCCATCACGCTGTTCTCGTCGGCGCGGTCCCTCGGGATGTCGGCGACGAGCCGTCCCTCGTGCATGACCAGCACCCGGTCCGCCATGCCGAGCACCTCCGGCAGCTCGCTGGACACCATGATCACGGCCATTCCCTCTCCGGCCAGCTCCGACAGCAGCCGATGCACCTCGGACTTGGTTCCGACGTCGATGCCTCGGGTCGGCTCGTCGACGATGAGGACGGCGGGCTCGGTGGCCAGCCACTTCGCCAGCACGACCTTCTGCTGGTTGCCGCCGGACAGCGTGGAGACCGCGTCGGAGAGTCGGCCCGCCTTCACCTGGAGCCGCCGGGACCACTGTTCGGCGTGGGATCGTTCGTCCCGGCCGGTCAGCCAGCCGAACCGGGCCAGCCGCCACAGTCGGGTGAGCGTGGTGTTGCGCTGGACGGACAGCTCCATGACGAGACCCTGCTGCCTGCGGTCCTCCGGCACGAGCGCGATGCCTGCGGCCATCGCCGCCGCCGGGCTGCCCGGCCGCAGCGGCTTTCCCGCCACCCGGACCGATCCCGCGTCGTACCGATCGACGCCGAAGATCGCGCGCACCACCTCGCTGCGGCCTGCGCCGACCAGCCCGGCGAGCGCGACGATCTCGCCGCCCCGGACCTGGAGATCGACGTCGTGGAACACCCCGGCCCGGCTCAGGCCCGTCACGTCGAGCACGACGTCGCGCAGGGGTGCCACGGTCTTCGGGAACAGGCTGGCGACCTCGCGGCCGACCATCCGGCGGATCACCGTGTCGACGCTGAGATCCTCGGCGGCGTCGGTGGAGACCCAACGACCATCGCGCAGCACGGTGATGCGCCTGCACAGGTCGAAGATCTCGTCGAAACGATGGGAGATGAACAGCACGGCCGCGCCCGAGTCCCGCAGCGAGCGGACCACGCCGAACAGTCGCTCGACCTCGATGCCCGACAGCGCGGAGGTCGGCTCGTCCATCACCAGGACGCGGGCGTCGAAGGACAGCGCCTTGGCGATCTCCACCATCTGCTGGTCGGCGATCGACAGGCCCCGCGCGGGCCGGTCCGGGTCGAGCCGGACCCCGAGTCGGGCGAACAACTCCGCACAGGACCGGCGGACGGCGCGGTGGTCGATGCGGCCCAGCCTCGTCGTGGGCTGGCGGCCCATGAAGATGTTCTCCGCGACGGACAGATCGGGGAACAACGTCGGTTCCTGGTAGATCACCGCGATGCCCGCCGCGCGGGCGGCGGCGGTGTCGGCCAGCGGATGCGGTCTGCCGTCGATCAGCAGCTCACCGGAGTCCGGGGCGTGCACGCCTGCCAGGATCTTGACCAGAGTGGACTTTCCCGCACCGTTCTCCCCGGCCAGCGCATGAACCTCGCCGCCGTAGAGGTCGAGTTCCACACCGCTCAGGGCGTGCACCGCGCCATAGGATTTGCTGACGCCGCGCAGGGATAACAACGGGGGCGGTCGGACCGCGTCGTCCTGCTCAGCCACGTCGCCCCCTGAAACGTTTCATCTCGACCTCGGCTCGGCGGACCGTATGACTGTGACTGCGCTCACGTCAAGGGGACGGGTGGCGGGTGGCCTGTTGCGGACAGCGCCGAGGGCGGGCACGGGCCGAGAGCTGCCCGTGACGACGGGGCGTCGTTGAGACCGATAGCGGGGTCGCGCGGCTCAGCCGGGTGACCTGGACAGCAGAACCACCACATCAAGCGCTCCGGCCGATACCATCGCAAGGCCGTCCTTGTCGATCAACGACGAGAAGGGCCCCGAAACTGCTGCTATGACCTGGACTGGGGAGTGAACCGTGCTGCTTCGCTTCCGGGCCGTCAATCATCGTTCGCTGCGCGATGCGGTCGAGTTGTCGCTGGTGTCCCCGTCGATGCGCGGCACGCATCCGCCGGATCAGGACTGGCGCCAGGCCACCACCAGAGTGGCCGGGATCTACGGCGCGAACGCCTCGGGGAAGTCGACCGTGCTCCATGCGATCGACTTCGCGAAGACGGCGGTAGCCCACTCGGCCACCCGCTGGGGTGATCAAGACGGATTTCCGCACCAGCCGTTCATGCTCGATCGCGAGAGCAGAAACCTGCCCTCCTCATACGAGTTCGACTTCGTCGCCGCCGGTAGCCGGTACATCTACGGGTTCGAATCGGAGCCGAACGGAATCCGCGAGGAATGGCTGTACTCCTACCCGGCGGGTCGGCGACGAGTACTCTTCGAACGCACCCGCGACGCGAAGGCCATCAAGTTCGGCCGATCGCTCGTCGGCGAGAACGCCACGATCAGCAAACTCGTCCGGCCGAATGCACTGTTCCTGTCGGTGGCCGCCAATAACAATCATCCGGTCCTGAGCGGAATTCAGCAGGAACTGTGCAAGGGATTGGACTACATCTCGCTTGACTCGCCGAACTCCGTCGCACGGCTCCGCCGGGCCGTCAGCATGCTCGAAGAGGGCGACCTCCTCGATCAGGCAGGCTCGCTGCTGCGATTCGCGGACCTCGGCATCACCGACGTGACCATCGAGTCGACGGAACACGAGGACCGGACGGCTGAGCTGATCACGAGACTCCAGCATTCACTGCCGCACCTCTCGGAGCAGTCCCCTGATCTCTCCCACTGGCGGATCATCGCCGCAGGTGACCGACAACTCCGCTTCGGCCACCGTGCAGGCGTCGACGACTCCTTCAGCCTGAGGGCAGAGGAGGAGAGCAGCGGCACGGTCGCCTGGCTAGGTCTCGGCGTCCACGCCCTGCGCGTCCTCCACGACGGCCGAGCACTCATCATCGATGAGATCGACTCCAGCCTGCATCCGACGCTGACGGCCGCGTTGATCAGCATGTTCAAGGACTCGGAGATCAACCGCAGCGGCGCGCAACTCGTCTTCACCTCCCACGACACCACACTGCTCGGCAGTCTGGTCGGCGAGGTCCTCAGCCCGGCAGAGGTCTGGTTCGCCGAGAAGAGCCCGATCGGTGTCACCGAGCTGTACTCGCTGCAGGAGTTCCCGACCCGCGAGACGGACAACTTCGAGCGGCGCTATCTCCAGGGCCGCTACGGCGCCGTGCCGATCATCGACCCGGCGCAACTGCGCGCGGCGCTCGCCGAGGACGTGTGACGCGTGGCCGCCCGACGACTCAGCGAGCGATCCGACCTGCGACGGCGCACCGGGGGACGGAGTGAACGCCGCCGGATCCTCGTCGTCACCGAGGGGACCAAGACCGAGCCGTCGTATCTGCAAGGTCTGTGCGCATATCTCCGGCAGACCGGCGTCCGGGTCTGCGGGGTCTATGTCCGAGGCGAAGGGCGCGACCCAGAGCGAGTAGTGAAGAAGGCTGCGCTGGAGACCGGTGACGGCCGGCTGGTCGGGGGTCGCGACGGATTCGAATCGGTGTGGTGTGTGTTCGACGTCGACGAGCACCGCACGTTGCAGACCGGAATCCGAGCGGCAGCTCGCCACGGATTCCACACCGTGGTGAGCAATCCCTGTTTCGAGATCTGGCTGCTCTGGCACTACGAGGACTGCCGTCGCAGTATCGACTCCACCGAACTCAGACGCCGCCTACGTCGGTATGGCATCGACAAGGCGGTGCCCAAGGACTTCTTATTCGCCAGAACCACGGTGGCCTCCGGACGAGCCGGGAACACCACCGGGGTCATTCCAGCAAACCCCGGAACCGGGATGGCGGCACTGGTTCACCACATCATGGGTGACGCTCCCGCACGTCCACGATGACCAGGATGCGGTGCGGGTCCCGACCCATCACCCGGCCCGGCAGCCTGGTCCACCACGAGTACATCAGCGAGGAAGTCAGATGAAGAAGATCCACTCCGGCAAGGTGCGCGACCTGTACGAGATCGACTCCGATCTCCTGCTGGTCGCCTCGGACCGGGTGTCCGTGTACGACGTCTCGCTGCCGACGCCGGTGCCGGACAAGGGCGCCCTGCTGACCCGGCTCTCCACGTGGTGGTTCGAGCAGCTGAGCGACGTCGTGCCGAATCACGTCATCTCGGCGACCGACGTGCCCGCCGAGTTCGCGGGCCGGGCGCTGCGCTGCAAACCGCTGACCATGATCCCGGTGGAGTGCATCGCGCGCGGCTACCTCGTCGGGTTGGGGCTGCGCGAGTATCAGAAGAACGGCACCGTGTCGGGCGTCGCGCTGCCCGAGGGACTCGTGGAGGGCAGCAGGCTCCCGGAGCCGATCTTCACTCCGACGACCAAGGGGTCCGACACCGGGCACGACGAGTTCATGACCTTCGCGGAGGTCGTCGACCTGGTCGGTCCGGAGCTTGCCGACCGGTTGCGGGACCTCACGCTCGAGATCTACTCGCGCGGCGCCGAGCGGGCCGCGCAGAACGGCATCATCGTCGCCGACACGAAGCTGGAGTTCGGCCGGGACTCCGACGGGGTGCTGACGCTGGCCGACGAGGTGCTCACCTCCGACTCCTCCCGCTTCTGGCCCGCCGACGACTGGGAACCGGGTCGCCCGCAGCACGCCTTCGACAAGCAGATCGTCCGTGACTGGGCGACGAGCACCGGCTGGGACAAGACCCCGCCCGGACCGGCGATCCCGGCCGAGATCGTCGCCGAGACGCGCGCCCGGTACACGGCGGTGTACGAGCGCATCACCGGGCAGCGCTGGACCGGCTGAGCCCTACCGCGGCCAGCCCGGTCGGCGTGCGCGTGTCGTCGCAGGTCGACGACACGCGCCGGTGCTCTGGAAGGGAACCGTCCCTTTCGGCGGTGTCGGCCGGAGACCCGTCAACTCGGGGTGAGACCGGGCGGACAGCGCGAGCACGTCGGCTGCGGGCAGCGGACGCGGTGGCCCTGAACCAGGCACCCGTTCACCGGCCCGACTCTACGATCCGCCCGGCCCGGCGGCGGCCTGATCATGAGGGTCTCGCTGATCAGGCCCGCCACCGCCTAGCGAGATCTAGCGCTTGAGCAGGTTCCTGGCCATCACCATGCGCTGGATCTGGTTGGTGCCCTCGTAGATCTGGGTGATCTTCGCGTCGCGCATCATCCGCTCCACGGGGAAGTCACTGGTGTAGCCCGCCCCGCCGAAGAGCTGGACGGCATCCGTGGTGACCTCCATGGCGACGTCGGAGGCGAAGCACTTCGCGGCGGCGGAGACGAAGCCCAGGTCGCCCTCGCCGCGCTCGGCGCGGGCGGCCGAGACGTAGACGAGGTGCCGGGCGGCCTCGATCTTCATCGCCATGTCGGCGAGCATGAACTGCACGCCCTGGAAGTCGCTGATCGGCTTCCCGAACTGCTTGCGGCTCTTCACGTAGTCGATCGAGGCGTCGAGCGCCCCCTGGGCGATGCCGAGGGCCTGCGCCCCGATGGTCGGCCTGGTGTGGTCCAGGGTCCGCAACGCGGTCTTGAGGCCGGTGCCCGGCTCGCCGATGATGCGATCGGCGGGGATGGTGCAGTCCGCGAAGTGGATCTCGCGGGTCGGCGAGCCCTTGATCCCGAGCTTGCGTTCCTTGGAACCGACCTCGAAGCCGGGATCGTCGGCATGGACGACGAAGGCCGAGATGCCGTCGGACTTCTTCGTCGCGTTCGGATCGGTGACCGCCATGACCGTGTACCAGGCGGACTCCCCCGCGTTGGTGATCCAGCACTTGGTGCCGTTGAGCACCCAGTGGTCGCCGTCGAGCCGGGCCCTGGTGCGCATCGACGCGGTGTCGGAGCCCGCCTCGCGCTCCGACAACGCATAGGAGATCATCGCGCCGTCCGAGGCGAGTGTCGGCAGCACCTGCTGCTTCAGCTCCGCAGAACCCGCCAGCAGGACGGGCACCGAGCCCAGCTTGTTCACGGCGGGGATCAGCGAGGAGGACGCGCAGACCCGCGCGACCTCCTCGATGACGATGCAGGTCGCGACCGAGTCCGCGCCCTGACCGCCGTACTCCTCGGGGAGGTGCACGGCGTGCAGGTCGGCCTTGGTCAACGCGTCCCGCGCCTCCTGGGGAAAGCGCGCCTGCTCGTCGACCTCGGCGGCGTGCGGGGCGATCTCCTTCTCCGCGAGCGCCCGTACCGCCTCCCGCAGGGCCTCGTGCTCGTCAGCGAGTTGGTAGGTACCGAAGCCAGAGTTCACTCCCACGCCTCCTGTTACCGCCGAGTAACAACACTGTCGTCCGCGATAGTAGCCCCGATGTGAAGGTTCGTTAACCCACCCGGGGCGTGTCGACGAGCAGGCTGCTGGCGGGTCGGCGCAGCAGACCGACCCGACGACGGCAGCCGGGTACGCGCGACGATCGGTCTTCGGTGCGCGGCAGCAGCTCAGCCCTTGACGCAGACGACCTGCTTGAGGTGTGCGACCACCGCCACCAGATCCTCCTGTGCCTTGATCACCTCGTTGATGTCCTTGTAGGCGGCCGGGATCTCGTCCACCACGCCCGCGTCCTTGCGGCACTCCACGCCCTCGGTCTGCGCGGCGAGGTCGGCCGCCGAGAACAGCTTCTTCGCCTTGTTCCGCGACATCCGGCGCCCGGCGCCGTGCGAGGCGGACTGGAACGAGCCCTGGTTGCCCAGCCCGCGCACGATGTAGGACCCGGTTCCCATGCTGCCCGGAATGATGCCCAGCTCCCCGGAACCCGCACGGATCGCGCCCTTGCGCGTCACCAGGAGGTCGACGCCGTCGTACCGCTCCTCCGCAACGTAGTTGTGGTGGCAGGAGACCTCCGGATCGAACCGGACACCGGGCACTGTCGCCCGCAGCGCGCCCTTGACCAGTGCCATCATCGTCGCCCGGTTCCGCAGGGCGTACTCCTGCGCCCAGTACAGGTCCCGCCGGTACGCCGCCATCTCCGGCGTCGCGGCGAGGAACACGGCGAGGTCCCGATCCACCAGGTTCTTGTTGTGCGACAGGGACTGCGCGATCCGCACGTGCCGCTCGGCCAGCTCCTTGCCGATGTTGCGCGAGCCCGAGTGCAGCATCAGCCACACCCGGCCCGCGTCCGGACCGCCCTGCTCCAGGCAGACCTCGATGAAGTGATTTCCGCCGCCCAGGGTGCCGATCTGCCGAGCGGCCCGATCCCGCCGATGGTGGACGCCCTCGTGCAGGTGGTCGAAGCCTGCCCAGAAGTCGTCCCACCCGGCCGTCCCCGGCACCCGAGCCGGATTGACCGGGTCGTCGTGCAGGGCGAAGCCGACCGGCACCGCCGCCTCGATCCGGCTGCGCAGACCGCCGAGGTCGGCGGGCAGGTCGTGGTCGAACAGGGAGGTCCGGACGGCGGACATGCCGCAGCCGATGTCCACTCCGACTGCGGCGGGCGAGACGGCGTCGCGCATCGCTATGACGCTCCCGACGGTCGCGCCCTTGCCGAAGTGCACGTCGGGCATCACGGCGAGGCCGTGCAGCCACGGCAGGTTCGCGACGTTGCGGAGCTGGGCCATGGCCTGGGGCTCGATCTCGTCCGGGTCGGCCCAGGCACGAATGGGCACGCGCTCGCCAAGGATCTGGGTGTACATGATCGCCTCACGGGGGTCGGTGGACCGCACGATCGCGGACCAGAGCGAAGAACAGCGTCACCGACGGCTGCGGCAGACGGCGCGATCCGACGGTGACGAGTCAGGAAGAGTGCACGCGGTCGCGGCGGGACTCGCCCGGCGACACGGGCCGTTCCGAAGGGAAGCGTCCCGAGGACGTCCGCAGGTCGGGGCGGCGCTACGCGGGCCCCGCGCCGACGCTCAGCGTCGAAGACAGGCGGAGGATCGTCGAGACAGACCGCGTTGTCGTGGGGGACATCGCCGCGCGTATTTCCACGGCATGGCGGTCCCTCCTTCGACTCGGCTGCGGTTCGGCAGTCCGACGGTGTGTGATCCACAATTCCCGCTCGGCGCTTGTGGGGCAACCGATTTTCCGGCCTCGGCCGTGGAACGACCTTCACCTGCGAACGGCGTCGTCCGACGAACGGCCTCGGGGCCGCCGCTCACATCAGCGTGAACGGCGCGGACAGGTCTCGTCGAACGCGCCCCGGACGCGCGGGCACGCCGGACGATGGGGCCACAGACGCCTTGTCCGGGGCGAGCGCGCGCTGCGGGTCGTCGAGGGACGATGCTTCACGGCGGCGAGGTTGCTGCAACCCGCCGCATAAGCGAAGAAGCCTCGTCTGCACCCCGACCGCCACGATCCGACTGCCCGAGGTCATCTGACGCGACAGCGGCCGACCGGCGAGCCGCCACGTCGGCCTGGCCTGCCGGGCAGTGCCGCCGGGACAGGTGCGGGCCGCGCACCCGGCAGGCACCCGCCCGCCCGGTCGTCCGCGCGGCCTCGAAGGACTCAGCCCTGTTCGTGGCGGGTGCGCAGCGCAGCGTCCTTGTCCAGCACCAGCTGCTCCAGATCGGCCTGGAAGCCTGCCATCGCCTGACGCAGCCGCGCCGCGTGCTCGTCGGCACCGGCACCCAGCGTGCGGACCGCCAGGAGGCCTGCATTGCGTGCGCCCCCCACCGACACGGTCGCCACCGGCACGCCTGCGGGCATCTGCACGATCGACAGCAGCGAGTCGAGACCGTCGAGATGCCGCAATGGCACCGGGACGCCGATCACCGGCAGCACCGTCGCAGAGGCGACCATGCCGGGCAGGTGCGCGGCACCGCCCGCGCCCGCGATGATCACTCGCAGCCCCCGGTCGGCGGCCGACCGGGCGTAGTCGATCATCCGCTGCGGGGTGCGGTGCGCGGAGATCACCGCGACCTCGTAGGCCACGTCGAACTCGGTCAGCGCGGTCGTCGCCGCCTCCATCACCGGCCAGTCCGAATCGCTGCCCATGATCACGCCGACCAGGGGGGTGGGCTTGGCCGTCACCGCTGTTCTCCTCCGTGAATGTCGTAGCCGTCGGTCCACTGCGCGTGCGACAGCCAGTGTGCGGCCAGCCGCGCCCGCACCGCGACGGAGTCGGCGTCGTCGCCGAGCATCGTGACATGTCCGACCTTGCGGCCAGGACGCTCGGCCTTCCCGTACAGGTGCACCTTGGCATCGGGATAGCGGGCGAACAGGTGGTGCAGCCGCTCGTCGACCGACATCGCGGGCTGCTCCGGCGCGCCGAGCACGTTGGTCATCACCGCCGCAGGCGCCACCGGATCGGTGTTGCCGAGCGGATAGTCCAGCACGGCCCGCAGATGCTGCTCGAACTGCGAGGTCCTGGCTCCTTCGATGGTCCAGTGCCCGGAGTTGTGCGGTCGCATCGCCAGCTCGTTGACGACCAGGCCGTCCGGGGCGAGTTCCCGCCATCCGGCGTCGTCGGCAGGCCGCGAACCGGTGCTCGTGTCGTCGTCGGCGCCTGTCGCCTCGTCGGCTACGGCGGGGCCAGAGCGGTCCAGCTCGAACAGTTCCACCGCCAGCACGCCGACCACGTCCAGTTCCTCGGCGATCCGGAAGGCGATCTCCTGGGCCCGCGCGGCGGTGGCGGTGGCCAGGCCGGGGGCGGGCGCATGCACCTCGACGCAGATGCCGTCGGTCTGCACGGTCTGCACCACCGGCCACGCCGCGCCCTGGCCGAACGGGGAGCGTGCCACGACCGCGGCCAGTTCCCGCCGCATCGGCACCTTCTGTTCGACCATCAGCGGCGTGCCCGCCGCGAGCAGCTCCGTCGCCAGGTGCGCCGCCTCGTCGGCGTCGGCGGGCATCCATACGCCTCGTCCGTCGTAGCCGCCCCTGACCGCCTTGAGCACACAGGGCCAGCCGTGCACCTCGCCGAAGCGCACCAGGTCCGCAGCGCTGGTGACCTCGACGAACTCGGGAACCGGCAGGCCGAGTTCACGGAGACGGCGCCGCATCACCAGCTTGTCCTGGGCATGGATCAGCGCGTCGGGTCCGGGCCGGACCGCGATCCCCTCCGCCACGAGTCCTCGGAGCAGGTCACCGGGCACGTGCTCGTGATCGAAGGTCACGACGTCGCAGTCGGCGGCGAACGCACGCACCGCGTCGGGATCGGTGTGCGCGCCGATGGCGACGCCCGGCGCCACGAGTGCGGCCGGGTCGGTCTGCGAAGCGGCGAGCACCCGGAGAGACTGCCCGAGCGGGATCGCGGCCTGGTGTGTCATCCGGGCGAGCTGGCCGCCGCCGATCATGCCGACGACGGGCATCGATCCCTTATTCGTGCTGCTGGTGCCCACGGGCGCGGAAGCCTACCCGGTGGCGTCTCGGGTGTCGCCGCATGCCGGTCGCCTGCGCCCCGCGCTTGCATCGCAAGGGGCTCGAACCGCGCCGCCCGGAGCGACCGACGGCGTCCTGCCTGCCCCGGCCGGGCTCGAGCGGCGGGCACCGCGACACTGCGGACCCGACCGCTCGGATCAGGACTGGGGCGGCGGTGCGGACAGCCTGCGCAGCAGTTCGGGAACCTCCTCCCACCGGGTGGGCAGCGGCTCGCGCCAGACCAGCACGGGGCCGCACTCTCGATCGGCGACCGCGACGCGCAGCCCGCGTTCCACGAGCCAGCGGGCGGTCACCACGTGCAGCGGCAGTCGTCGGTCGGCCCGCGCCAACACGACTGCGGCGGAGGGTCCGAGCAGCGCGCGGGTCTCACCGCCGTCGAAGGTCCGCGTCAAGGCGTCGCCGACCATCACCATGGCCAGACTCCTCGGCCATCGTGGTGCCCGCCGCAGGTTCACCGTCGTCACCACCAGAGCGAAGTCCTCGCCGGGCGGCCTGCCGGTCGCCGTCGCCTCCTGATACAGCTCGTGGAGCCTGCGGCGGAGGTAGCCCTCGGTGGCCAGCCCGGTGAGCCCGTCGCTGGCCTGCTGCTCGACAAGCCTGCCGACGGCGGCCTCTGCCCAGCCCAGGGCGACCGCACGCATCGCGGCGGCGGGCACGACGAACGAGGCCGCCCCGTCGGTCCGCTGTAGGCGGGCCGCTGTCGCGTCATCCTCGTCGACCGGGCCGCTCGACTCCGCCCGGACTGTCGTCTCCGGCGCGGTCTGCTTCCCGCGTCCGGCCTCGACGTCTCTCGCAGGCTCGCGTGTGGCGGGCCGTGCGACATTCGGACAGAGCAGGCGGCTGGACCAGGTCACCACGTTCGAGGACGGCAGGCAGGACGAGGCCGGTTCGCGGTTCGCGTCGACGAGCCGAGGTGCGAGGGCGGCGGCACCGACGTCCTCCCGAGTCGAGCCGTCGGCCTCCTGCCGGGCGCCCGGGTCCTTCCCGGCCGCAGCCTCCGCGCGGAGCCAGACCCCCGACGGCTCATCGCGCGACGCGGGGGCCAGGATCGAGTACAGCGCCGCGAGATCGCCCAGGGTGGCGGCCAGGTCGACGCCGTCGTCGGCTCTGACGGCACCGAGCGCCGCCAGATGCGGGGTCGGATCACGCAGGCTCGCGAGAGCCAGGCACACCGCCCGTGCAGGCAGCCTCGGCCAGTCGGCGGGGAAGGGCCAGCCCGCCGCGAGACTCGCCGACCGCCAGCGCGCGTACATCGATCGAGCCGCCGTCCGGGCCGCGAGGCCCCGCCCCGGATCGTTCTGCCGCCGAGTCATCGCGCCGACCGGCGCGCCGAGGCCGTTCGCCGCCGGACCTGCGGTGTCCGGAGTACCCGA
The Actinoalloteichus fjordicus DNA segment above includes these coding regions:
- a CDS encoding acyl-CoA dehydrogenase; the protein is MNSGFGTYQLADEHEALREAVRALAEKEIAPHAAEVDEQARFPQEARDALTKADLHAVHLPEEYGGQGADSVATCIVIEEVARVCASSSLIPAVNKLGSVPVLLAGSAELKQQVLPTLASDGAMISYALSEREAGSDTASMRTRARLDGDHWVLNGTKCWITNAGESAWYTVMAVTDPNATKKSDGISAFVVHADDPGFEVGSKERKLGIKGSPTREIHFADCTIPADRIIGEPGTGLKTALRTLDHTRPTIGAQALGIAQGALDASIDYVKSRKQFGKPISDFQGVQFMLADMAMKIEAARHLVYVSAARAERGEGDLGFVSAAAKCFASDVAMEVTTDAVQLFGGAGYTSDFPVERMMRDAKITQIYEGTNQIQRMVMARNLLKR
- a CDS encoding RtcB family protein, with translation MYTQILGERVPIRAWADPDEIEPQAMAQLRNVANLPWLHGLAVMPDVHFGKGATVGSVIAMRDAVSPAAVGVDIGCGMSAVRTSLFDHDLPADLGGLRSRIEAAVPVGFALHDDPVNPARVPGTAGWDDFWAGFDHLHEGVHHRRDRAARQIGTLGGGNHFIEVCLEQGGPDAGRVWLMLHSGSRNIGKELAERHVRIAQSLSHNKNLVDRDLAVFLAATPEMAAYRRDLYWAQEYALRNRATMMALVKGALRATVPGVRFDPEVSCHHNYVAEERYDGVDLLVTRKGAIRAGSGELGIIPGSMGTGSYIVRGLGNQGSFQSASHGAGRRMSRNKAKKLFSAADLAAQTEGVECRKDAGVVDEIPAAYKDINEVIKAQEDLVAVVAHLKQVVCVKG
- the purE gene encoding 5-(carboxyamino)imidazole ribonucleotide mutase codes for the protein MGSDSDWPVMEAATTALTEFDVAYEVAVISAHRTPQRMIDYARSAADRGLRVIIAGAGGAAHLPGMVASATVLPVIGVPVPLRHLDGLDSLLSIVQMPAGVPVATVSVGGARNAGLLAVRTLGAGADEHAARLRQAMAGFQADLEQLVLDKDAALRTRHEQG
- a CDS encoding 5-(carboxyamino)imidazole ribonucleotide synthase yields the protein MGTSSTNKGSMPVVGMIGGGQLARMTHQAAIPLGQSLRVLAASQTDPAALVAPGVAIGAHTDPDAVRAFAADCDVVTFDHEHVPGDLLRGLVAEGIAVRPGPDALIHAQDKLVMRRRLRELGLPVPEFVEVTSAADLVRFGEVHGWPCVLKAVRGGYDGRGVWMPADADEAAHLATELLAAGTPLMVEQKVPMRRELAAVVARSPFGQGAAWPVVQTVQTDGICVEVHAPAPGLATATAARAQEIAFRIAEELDVVGVLAVELFELDRSGPAVADEATGADDDTSTGSRPADDAGWRELAPDGLVVNELAMRPHNSGHWTIEGARTSQFEQHLRAVLDYPLGNTDPVAPAAVMTNVLGAPEQPAMSVDERLHHLFARYPDAKVHLYGKAERPGRKVGHVTMLGDDADSVAVRARLAAHWLSHAQWTDGYDIHGGEQR